A stretch of Dietzia lutea DNA encodes these proteins:
- a CDS encoding DUF2470 domain-containing protein → MDDVTDRPVAERVRTVLARGASGTVGAGMLRRPLRSARVRDDGVVVLVVDVGGASREAGDAARVAAAGASATVEIVDTVCTGRCRGSAPRPSFSVDGRPAPCGGREQGYGDECAVARGIVTLSGIVTASSAARRRRLVAADGGGPDGSGDVGSLRLSELQPLEISYVTVDGVHLVPRSDLAAAGVDPIAVDEQVWLRRLADDPGLAARLALRAGRQIAGTRPCLAGIDSYGVDVNIGSVHSGFRELLRVPFPQVCADSDDVHRALAEMAR, encoded by the coding sequence ATGGACGACGTGACGGACCGGCCCGTTGCGGAACGCGTGCGGACGGTGCTCGCGCGAGGCGCGTCGGGAACGGTGGGGGCGGGAATGCTGCGGCGCCCGCTGCGGTCGGCGCGGGTCCGTGACGACGGCGTCGTGGTGCTCGTGGTCGACGTCGGCGGGGCGTCGCGCGAGGCGGGGGACGCCGCCCGGGTCGCGGCCGCCGGCGCCTCCGCGACCGTGGAGATCGTCGACACCGTCTGTACGGGCCGGTGTCGTGGCTCCGCGCCGCGCCCCTCGTTCTCCGTCGACGGCCGTCCCGCGCCGTGCGGGGGACGTGAGCAGGGCTACGGCGACGAGTGCGCGGTCGCCCGCGGCATCGTCACCCTCTCGGGGATCGTGACGGCCTCGTCGGCGGCACGACGGCGCAGGTTGGTCGCGGCGGACGGCGGCGGACCGGACGGGAGTGGCGACGTCGGATCGCTCCGGCTGAGCGAGTTGCAGCCGCTGGAGATCAGCTACGTCACCGTGGACGGGGTGCACCTGGTGCCGCGGTCGGACCTCGCCGCCGCGGGCGTCGACCCGATCGCGGTCGACGAACAGGTGTGGTTGCGCCGGTTGGCCGACGACCCGGGTCTGGCCGCGCGCCTCGCGCTGCGCGCCGGCCGGCAGATCGCCGGCACACGGCCGTGCCTCGCGGGCATCGACAGCTACGGGGTCGACGTGAACATCGGTTCGGTGCACTCCGGGTTCCGCGAGCTCCTGCGGGTGCCGTTCCCGCAGGTCTGTGCCGATTCGGACGACGTCCACCGGGCCCTCGCCGAGATGGCACGGTGA
- a CDS encoding helix-turn-helix domain-containing protein, translating into MSLHSTLRFSDPGTFAARSIEAHEIALSGGTTSTLDSRILRAWRRSGAAGISPDQQAPSSVLSREEIADARGQTPLHRVAGDVVASVADTSAAGRHLVVVSDTRGRVLWRAGSAQVLRRADSIAFVEGADWSEKSIGTNGISLALEAGTLAHATAGEHFVRAHHGWTCTASPIRNSRGRIVGVLDVSHPLRYSSAETAALVRCGTRLAESLLAALPSPFDSDSRTEASYAGTPGRDAGHNRAAHASAVTSIRLLGWKPAVIRADGTSIPLTPRRAELLALLASREAWSARSLSEALYEDPSATTTVRGEVRRLRQLTGLSIDSQPYSLCPRERECVDFLSVEHPDDLLPDSEIPAIIDLRYGI; encoded by the coding sequence ATGTCGTTGCACTCGACGTTGCGGTTCTCTGACCCAGGGACCTTTGCGGCCCGTTCGATCGAGGCTCATGAGATAGCGCTGTCCGGCGGCACGACCAGCACGCTGGACTCGCGGATCCTGCGCGCATGGCGTCGTAGTGGGGCCGCGGGAATCTCCCCGGACCAGCAGGCGCCCTCCAGCGTTCTGTCCCGCGAGGAGATCGCGGACGCACGAGGTCAGACGCCGCTGCACCGGGTCGCGGGAGATGTCGTGGCGTCGGTAGCGGACACCTCGGCCGCCGGGCGACACCTCGTCGTCGTCTCCGATACGCGAGGCCGTGTGCTGTGGCGCGCGGGCAGCGCACAGGTGTTACGCCGGGCGGACTCGATCGCCTTCGTGGAGGGCGCGGACTGGTCCGAGAAGAGCATCGGCACCAACGGCATCTCGCTGGCACTGGAAGCCGGCACTCTCGCCCATGCCACGGCCGGTGAGCACTTCGTCCGCGCCCACCATGGATGGACCTGCACGGCAAGCCCCATCCGGAATTCTCGGGGCCGCATCGTCGGAGTCCTCGACGTGTCCCACCCCTTGCGCTACTCGTCCGCTGAGACCGCCGCGCTGGTGCGCTGCGGAACGCGGTTGGCCGAGTCCCTCCTCGCCGCGCTGCCTTCGCCATTCGACTCCGACAGTCGTACCGAGGCGAGCTACGCCGGCACCCCCGGCCGAGACGCGGGCCATAATCGGGCCGCTCACGCCAGCGCCGTCACCTCGATCCGGCTTCTGGGGTGGAAACCGGCTGTGATCCGGGCGGACGGAACCTCGATCCCGCTCACGCCGCGCCGGGCGGAACTGCTCGCCCTGTTGGCCTCCCGCGAGGCGTGGTCTGCGCGGTCGCTGTCTGAAGCCCTCTACGAGGACCCGTCCGCCACCACCACGGTGCGAGGCGAGGTCCGTCGGTTACGTCAACTCACCGGGCTGTCGATCGACTCGCAGCCTTACTCACTGTGTCCGCGCGAGCGCGAGTGCGTTGACTTCCTCTCTGTGGAACATCCCGATGACCTTCTTCCGGACTCCGAGATCCCGGCGATCATCGACCTCCGGTACGGGATCTGA
- a CDS encoding S1 family peptidase: protein MRITSKIAAVAAAAALVVTASPAGADPSATPAAPAPPAAQPAAAQALPALADALAPQLTSLVEALRRDLGLTPEQFLAQAGIGERLAEARPHWEQRFRDAFGGVWLDDEGTGLVGVVAGPAGDRLRSEATEAGFTVQDVALTTAELGARERQVRTVVEGMPEDLQELVTAVRVDPTRNAVVVTTRGGEAAQLGNLDARLRDLAEIDMIEAPDPRWDTAPFGSEGGGQSEGTPTVDGLEPSTTRTGAATGERLDAQSAPGSGTGGPGSLGSLGLLNDAGLIPEGPLRTVVDLLAGLTPGTGSIIDGMNETVPAQATPVPEDRRRAIQSVPAPAGPVVGGTAYQVRVPDGVLECSTGFNGELDGKPVVVTAAHCAGADGTRAALADGEEFGTMTGTQREGIDTALIAVDEDAADRFRTNLVGAGDGSTQAIVGTAAPVVGQKACKTGFRTGFSCGTISQVGAQIDVAGTRTIEGAFTVDLCALPGDSGGVVFSGDRALGISSASNVADTGTCANADTVSRAAGFTPRLSAVPIADVLAAHPGLTLRTN from the coding sequence ATGCGCATCACCTCGAAAATCGCCGCCGTCGCCGCCGCAGCGGCGCTGGTGGTCACCGCGTCGCCCGCCGGCGCGGACCCCTCCGCCACACCCGCCGCACCCGCTCCCCCCGCCGCGCAGCCCGCTGCGGCGCAGGCACTCCCCGCCCTGGCCGACGCCCTCGCACCGCAGCTGACCTCGCTCGTCGAGGCCCTGCGCCGCGATCTCGGCCTCACCCCCGAGCAGTTCCTGGCCCAGGCCGGTATCGGCGAACGCCTCGCCGAGGCGCGGCCTCACTGGGAGCAGCGGTTCCGCGACGCGTTCGGCGGCGTGTGGCTGGATGACGAGGGCACCGGCCTGGTCGGCGTCGTCGCCGGTCCGGCCGGTGACCGCCTCCGGTCGGAGGCCACCGAGGCCGGTTTCACCGTGCAGGACGTGGCGCTCACCACAGCCGAGCTCGGCGCCCGCGAACGGCAGGTGCGCACGGTCGTCGAGGGCATGCCCGAGGACCTGCAGGAGCTCGTCACCGCCGTGCGCGTCGACCCCACCCGCAACGCCGTGGTCGTCACCACCCGCGGCGGCGAGGCGGCCCAGCTGGGCAACCTCGACGCCCGACTCCGCGACCTCGCCGAGATCGACATGATCGAGGCGCCCGACCCCCGGTGGGATACCGCCCCGTTCGGGAGCGAGGGCGGCGGGCAGTCCGAGGGGACGCCCACCGTCGACGGCCTCGAGCCCTCCACCACCCGCACCGGCGCCGCCACCGGCGAGCGGCTCGACGCCCAGTCGGCACCGGGTAGCGGGACCGGAGGCCCGGGATCGCTCGGCAGCCTCGGCCTCCTCAACGACGCCGGCCTCATCCCCGAGGGGCCGCTGCGCACGGTCGTCGACCTCCTCGCCGGACTCACGCCCGGCACCGGCTCGATCATCGACGGCATGAACGAGACCGTGCCCGCACAGGCCACCCCGGTGCCGGAGGACCGACGCCGCGCCATCCAGTCCGTGCCCGCCCCCGCGGGTCCGGTCGTGGGCGGTACCGCCTACCAGGTGCGCGTCCCGGACGGCGTCCTCGAGTGCTCCACCGGGTTCAACGGGGAGCTCGACGGCAAGCCCGTCGTCGTCACCGCCGCCCACTGCGCCGGCGCCGACGGCACCCGCGCGGCCCTGGCCGACGGCGAGGAGTTCGGCACGATGACGGGTACGCAGCGCGAGGGCATCGACACCGCCCTGATCGCGGTCGACGAGGATGCCGCGGACCGGTTCCGCACCAACCTCGTCGGCGCCGGCGACGGCAGCACCCAGGCGATCGTCGGCACCGCGGCGCCGGTCGTGGGCCAGAAGGCCTGCAAGACCGGGTTCCGCACCGGCTTCTCCTGCGGCACCATCTCCCAGGTCGGAGCCCAGATCGACGTCGCCGGCACCCGCACGATCGAGGGGGCCTTCACCGTCGACCTGTGCGCCCTGCCCGGGGACAGCGGCGGAGTCGTCTTCTCCGGCGACCGCGCCCTGGGCATCTCGAGCGCGTCCAACGTCGCCGACACCGGCACGTGCGCCAACGCGGACACCGTCTCCCGCGCCGCCGGGTTCACCCCGCGGCTCTCGGCGGTCCCGATCGCGGACGTACTGGCCGCACATCCCGGGCTGACGTTGCGCACCAACTGA
- a CDS encoding pyridoxal phosphate-dependent aminotransferase, translated as MTPETTGRTLRQPRTLDQSSKLKDVLYEIRGPVLARANQLEAEGHRILKLNIGNPAPFGFEAPDVIMRDMIAALPHAQGYSESKGILSARRAIFTRYELVPDFPHLDVEDIYLGNGVSELITMTMQALLDDGDEVLIPAPDYPLWTAMTSLAGGKPVHYLADEDNDWNPSLEDIASKITPRTKAIVVINPNNPTGAVYSREVLQGIVDLAREHSLLILADEIYDRIVYDEAEHTSIATLAHDLLVLTFNGLSKTYRVAGYRAGWVAITGPKAHAAGFLEGLELLASTRLCPNVPAQHAIQVALGGYQSINELIEPGGRLHEQRGIAWEKLNAIPGVSCVRPMGALYAFPRLDPEVHEIHDDRLFALDLLERERILVTQGTGFNWPNPDHFRVVTLPAARDLGMAIERIGNFLASYRQ; from the coding sequence ATGACTCCTGAGACCACGGGACGCACGCTCCGCCAGCCGCGCACGCTCGACCAGTCCTCCAAGCTCAAGGACGTCCTCTACGAGATCCGCGGGCCGGTGCTCGCCCGGGCCAACCAGCTCGAGGCAGAGGGGCACCGCATTCTCAAGCTCAACATCGGCAACCCCGCGCCGTTCGGGTTCGAGGCTCCGGACGTGATCATGCGAGACATGATCGCCGCGCTCCCGCACGCGCAGGGTTACTCGGAGTCCAAGGGCATCCTCTCGGCCCGCCGCGCGATCTTCACGCGCTACGAGCTCGTCCCCGACTTCCCGCACCTGGATGTCGAGGACATCTACCTCGGCAACGGGGTCTCCGAGCTCATCACGATGACCATGCAGGCACTTCTCGACGACGGCGACGAGGTCCTCATCCCGGCCCCGGACTACCCGCTGTGGACCGCGATGACCTCGCTCGCGGGCGGCAAGCCGGTCCACTACCTCGCGGACGAGGACAACGACTGGAACCCGTCGCTGGAGGACATCGCCTCCAAGATCACCCCGCGCACCAAGGCCATCGTGGTGATCAACCCCAACAACCCGACCGGCGCGGTCTACTCGAGAGAAGTCCTGCAGGGAATCGTCGACCTCGCGCGGGAGCACAGCCTGCTCATCCTCGCCGACGAGATCTACGACCGGATCGTCTACGACGAGGCCGAGCACACCTCGATCGCGACGCTGGCACACGACCTGCTGGTGCTCACGTTCAACGGGCTGTCCAAGACGTACCGCGTGGCGGGGTACCGGGCCGGCTGGGTCGCGATCACCGGTCCCAAGGCCCACGCCGCGGGATTCCTCGAGGGTCTCGAACTCCTGGCCTCGACGCGACTGTGCCCGAACGTGCCCGCACAGCACGCCATCCAGGTCGCGTTAGGCGGCTACCAGTCGATCAACGAGCTGATCGAGCCCGGCGGGCGTCTGCACGAGCAGCGCGGCATCGCGTGGGAGAAGCTGAACGCGATCCCCGGCGTGAGCTGCGTCCGGCCGATGGGCGCGCTCTACGCCTTCCCCCGGTTGGACCCCGAGGTGCACGAGATCCACGACGACCGGTTGTTCGCCCTCGACCTCCTCGAGCGGGAGCGGATCCTCGTCACGCAGGGCACCGGCTTCAACTGGCCGAACCCAGACCATTTCCGCGTGGTCACGCTGCCCGCGGCGCGGGATCTGGGTATGGCGATCGAGCGGATCGGCAACTTCCTGGCGTCCTACCGCCAGTAG
- a CDS encoding (Fe-S)-binding protein yields the protein MSGVTITLGTIGVLLSLFCWASFIGGVTRMVRGLFLGQKDGFDRFRPILPRLKNVIIEVGAHTRMARKRSVGFFHWFVMVGFMLGSIVWFEAYIQTFNPRGGWPWLSEQSWYHVIDEFLGLGTVIGITVLIIIRQVNQRRGLNRFVGSDRKAAYFVETVVLLEGLGMLFVKAGKLALYRADGQDFHWATDWVTGPLSTILPANELMVSIFALIKLLTGMIWLYVVGRNITWGVAWHRFSAFFNIYFKREADGRTALGALKPMTMDGVPLTMEKVEELTEEDEDFEPKLGAGAIEDFSWKGWLDFTTCTECGRCQEQCPAWNTGKPLSPKLMIMSLRDHATAKAPYLLAGGQTTMGEETGLVDADGNPDEAKLAKIPEAARLEAQRPLVGHTTADVSEDPTAAGIIDPEALWSCTTCGACVEQCPVDIEHVDHFIDMRRYQVLIESEFPTELAGLFKNLENKGNPWGQNNSGRDEWMNALDFDIPVIGKDVEDFGDTEYLFWVGCAGAFEDRAKKTTQAVATLLHTAGVKFAVLGQGETCNGDSARRAGNEFLFQMLAEQNIETLNNAFDGVPTSHRKVVVTCAHCLNTLKNEYGPLGGEYQVVHHTQLLNRLVREKRLIPVAPIDGNVTYHDPCYLGRHNKVYEAPRELMDGSGVTLKEMPRHGQRSMCCGAGGARMWMEETVGKRINIDRVDEALSTSPSKIATGCPFCRVMLSDGATAQTDGTEQEGQVEVVDVSQLLLESISRDGGLPDPREPQWLEQPEREKTTAEKEAERDAADAERASAAAPAEAKTSEATPDNPVIDEGEGAEVAAAGSGGTVSAAEAGPSAADSKGAPKSGGLKLGGGKAPGGAKAPGGAKAPGGAKAPGTATAGAAAVEEQSAVKDAERTEETREAAQGSAPATSGAPKASAGAPKSGGLTLGGGKAKAPGGAKAPGGAKAPGGAKAAAAEPSAGESAAAQTAPAESAPAESATGDAASTAEAETTAPAKPTVGLGLKGGAKAPGAPKAPGAPKAAAKAPADAQAPADAEPAAEKPATEETAAEDAPAEATEASATDKVEGKSTDSGAEASAPTKGGAIPKAKKSGGYGLSLG from the coding sequence ATGTCAGGCGTGACCATCACTCTCGGGACGATCGGCGTCCTGCTCAGTCTGTTCTGCTGGGCCTCGTTCATCGGCGGCGTCACCCGCATGGTGCGCGGCCTCTTCCTGGGACAGAAGGACGGATTCGACCGCTTCCGGCCGATCCTGCCCCGGCTCAAGAATGTCATCATCGAGGTGGGCGCCCACACCCGGATGGCCCGCAAGCGCTCCGTGGGCTTTTTCCACTGGTTCGTCATGGTGGGCTTCATGCTCGGATCGATCGTCTGGTTCGAGGCCTACATCCAGACGTTCAACCCGCGCGGAGGCTGGCCGTGGCTGTCGGAGCAGTCCTGGTACCACGTCATCGACGAGTTCCTGGGCCTCGGCACCGTCATCGGCATCACCGTTCTGATCATCATCCGCCAGGTCAACCAGCGCCGCGGCCTCAACCGCTTCGTCGGCTCCGACCGCAAGGCCGCCTACTTCGTCGAGACCGTCGTGCTCCTCGAGGGCCTCGGCATGCTCTTCGTCAAGGCCGGCAAGCTCGCGCTGTACCGCGCCGACGGCCAGGACTTCCACTGGGCCACCGACTGGGTCACCGGCCCGCTCTCGACGATCCTGCCCGCCAACGAGCTCATGGTCTCGATCTTCGCGCTGATCAAGCTGCTCACCGGCATGATCTGGCTGTACGTCGTGGGCCGGAACATCACCTGGGGCGTCGCCTGGCACCGCTTCTCCGCCTTCTTCAACATCTACTTCAAGCGCGAGGCCGACGGCCGCACCGCGCTGGGCGCCCTCAAGCCCATGACCATGGACGGCGTCCCGCTGACCATGGAGAAGGTCGAGGAGCTCACCGAGGAGGACGAGGACTTCGAGCCGAAGCTCGGCGCGGGCGCCATCGAGGACTTCTCGTGGAAGGGCTGGTTGGACTTCACCACCTGCACCGAGTGTGGCCGCTGCCAGGAGCAGTGCCCCGCCTGGAACACCGGTAAGCCCCTGAGCCCGAAGCTCATGATCATGTCGCTGCGTGACCACGCGACGGCGAAGGCCCCCTACCTGCTCGCCGGTGGTCAGACCACCATGGGCGAGGAGACCGGCCTGGTCGACGCCGACGGCAACCCGGACGAGGCCAAGCTGGCCAAGATCCCCGAGGCCGCCCGCCTCGAGGCCCAGCGGCCCCTGGTCGGCCACACCACCGCCGACGTCTCCGAGGACCCGACGGCCGCGGGCATCATCGACCCCGAGGCCCTGTGGTCCTGCACCACCTGTGGCGCCTGTGTCGAGCAGTGCCCGGTGGACATCGAGCACGTCGACCACTTCATCGACATGCGCCGCTACCAGGTGCTCATCGAGTCGGAGTTCCCGACCGAGCTCGCCGGCCTGTTCAAGAACCTCGAGAACAAGGGCAACCCCTGGGGCCAGAACAACTCCGGTCGTGACGAGTGGATGAACGCCCTCGACTTCGACATCCCGGTGATCGGCAAGGACGTCGAGGACTTCGGCGACACCGAGTACCTGTTCTGGGTCGGCTGCGCCGGTGCATTCGAGGACCGCGCCAAGAAGACCACCCAGGCCGTCGCCACCCTGCTGCACACCGCCGGTGTGAAGTTCGCGGTGCTCGGACAGGGCGAGACCTGTAACGGTGATTCGGCCCGCCGTGCGGGCAACGAGTTCCTGTTCCAGATGCTCGCCGAGCAGAACATCGAGACGCTGAACAACGCGTTCGACGGCGTGCCGACGTCGCACCGCAAGGTCGTCGTGACCTGTGCGCACTGCCTCAACACGCTGAAGAACGAATACGGACCGCTCGGCGGCGAGTACCAGGTGGTCCACCACACGCAGCTGCTCAACCGCCTCGTGCGGGAGAAGCGCCTCATCCCGGTCGCGCCGATCGACGGCAACGTGACCTACCACGACCCGTGCTACCTCGGCCGCCACAACAAGGTGTACGAGGCCCCGCGTGAGCTCATGGACGGCTCGGGCGTCACGCTCAAGGAGATGCCGCGACACGGCCAGCGGTCCATGTGCTGTGGCGCCGGTGGCGCGCGCATGTGGATGGAGGAGACGGTCGGCAAGCGCATCAACATCGACCGCGTCGACGAGGCGCTGTCGACCTCGCCCTCCAAGATCGCCACGGGCTGCCCGTTCTGCCGCGTGATGCTCTCCGACGGCGCCACCGCCCAGACCGACGGCACCGAGCAGGAGGGCCAGGTCGAGGTCGTGGACGTCTCCCAGCTGCTGCTGGAGTCCATCTCCCGTGACGGCGGGTTGCCCGATCCCCGCGAGCCCCAGTGGCTCGAGCAGCCCGAGCGGGAGAAGACGACCGCGGAGAAGGAGGCCGAGCGTGACGCGGCGGACGCCGAGCGGGCGTCGGCTGCTGCTCCTGCCGAGGCGAAGACCTCCGAGGCCACCCCCGACAACCCCGTCATCGACGAGGGCGAGGGCGCGGAGGTCGCGGCCGCCGGTTCCGGTGGCACGGTCAGCGCCGCGGAGGCCGGGCCGTCGGCCGCGGACTCGAAGGGCGCGCCCAAGTCGGGCGGCCTCAAGCTCGGCGGTGGCAAGGCCCCGGGCGGCGCGAAGGCCCCCGGTGGGGCCAAGGCGCCGGGCGGAGCCAAGGCACCCGGTACCGCGACGGCCGGCGCCGCCGCGGTCGAGGAGCAGTCCGCGGTGAAGGACGCCGAGCGCACCGAGGAGACGCGCGAGGCGGCCCAGGGTTCGGCCCCGGCCACCTCGGGTGCGCCCAAGGCGAGCGCTGGCGCTCCCAAGTCGGGCGGGCTCACGCTCGGCGGAGGCAAGGCGAAGGCCCCCGGTGGCGCCAAGGCTCCGGGCGGGGCGAAGGCCCCCGGTGGCGCCAAGGCCGCGGCCGCTGAGCCGTCCGCGGGCGAGTCGGCGGCGGCGCAGACTGCTCCGGCCGAGTCCGCCCCCGCCGAATCCGCGACGGGCGACGCCGCGTCCACCGCCGAGGCCGAGACGACCGCTCCCGCCAAGCCGACGGTCGGCCTCGGGCTCAAGGGCGGCGCGAAGGCCCCGGGTGCGCCCAAGGCGCCAGGCGCGCCGAAGGCCGCCGCGAAGGCCCCGGCTGACGCGCAGGCCCCGGCTGACGCGGAGCCCGCTGCCGAGAAGCCGGCCACCGAGGAGACGGCTGCCGAGGACGCCCCCGCCGAGGCGACCGAGGCGTCGGCGACCGACAAGGTCGAGGGCAAGAGCACCGACTCCGGTGCCGAGGCGTCGGCGCCCACCAAGGGCGGTGCCATCCCCAAGGCGAAGAAGTCCGGCGGCTACGGCCTGTCCCTGGGCTGA
- the dcd gene encoding dCTP deaminase, which yields MLLSDRDLRAELADGRLGIDPLDPALIQPSSIDVRLDRLFRVFNNSRYTHIDPALQQDELTELVEVAEGDPFVLHPGEFVLGATLERLALPDDLAGRLEGKSSLGRLGLLTHSTAGFIDPGFDGHITLELSNVANLPITLWPGMKIGQLCLFRLSSPAETPYGSASVGSKYQGQRGPTASKAYLNFR from the coding sequence GTGCTGCTCTCCGACCGTGACCTCCGCGCCGAGCTCGCCGACGGGCGACTGGGCATCGACCCCCTCGACCCCGCGCTGATCCAGCCGTCGAGCATCGATGTCCGCCTCGACCGGCTGTTCCGTGTCTTCAACAACTCGCGCTACACCCACATCGACCCGGCCCTGCAGCAGGACGAGCTGACCGAACTGGTCGAGGTCGCCGAGGGCGATCCCTTCGTCCTGCACCCCGGCGAATTCGTCCTGGGCGCGACCCTCGAGCGGCTCGCCCTGCCCGACGACCTCGCCGGCCGACTCGAGGGCAAGTCCTCACTCGGTCGGCTGGGGCTGCTCACCCATTCCACCGCCGGCTTCATCGACCCGGGCTTCGACGGGCACATCACCCTCGAGCTGTCCAACGTCGCGAACCTGCCCATCACCCTGTGGCCCGGGATGAAGATCGGCCAGCTGTGCCTGTTCCGGCTCTCCAGTCCCGCCGAGACCCCCTACGGCAGCGCGAGCGTGGGTTCCAAGTACCAGGGCCAGCGCGGACCGACGGCGTCGAAGGCGTACCTCAACTTCCGCTGA
- a CDS encoding NAD(P)/FAD-dependent oxidoreductase, which yields MTHTAETPTQAGDANADQMVETWLNEFGAALSAGDTERAAELFEADGCWRDFVSFTWNIRTLEGRDEIREMLDAQLTAVSPSSWTLDEPATTADHVAEAWIRFETASGRGWGHLRLRDGRAWTLLTTLQELKGHEEKKGRDRDKGVEHVITRGRRTWLEQKTDRQENLGYTEQPYAVIIGGGQGGIGLAARLKRLGVPTIVIEKNERAGDSWRKRYKSLHLHDPVWYDHLPYIPFPDDWPVFPAKDKVGDWLEHYTAIMDLDYWSGTECLGAEFDEATSTWRVRVDRNGEKVELRPTQLIFALGVSGYPNIPRFEGAEDFTGEQWHSSEFTGEGDVAGKRAVVIGSNNSAHDICAALWDHGAEVTMVQRSSTHISRSESLMSLALGPLYSEEALEAGVTTEKADMLFASWPYRLLPGAQIPVYDQMAEQDSEFYDKLRAVGFDLDFGEDGSGLFLKYLRRGSGYYIDVGASQLLIDGEVALERGQVSRILPDGVELDGERVLPADLIVYATGYGSMNQWLVDLVSQEVADRVGKVWGYGSDTTRDPGPWEGELRNMWKPTNVDQLWIHGGNLHQSRHYSKYLALQLKARMEGLETPVYRVQETYHTC from the coding sequence ATGACCCATACGGCGGAAACGCCTACGCAGGCTGGCGATGCGAACGCAGACCAGATGGTGGAGACGTGGCTGAACGAGTTCGGTGCGGCGCTGAGCGCGGGTGACACGGAGCGAGCGGCCGAGCTGTTCGAGGCCGACGGATGCTGGCGGGACTTCGTGTCCTTCACCTGGAACATCCGCACGCTCGAAGGCCGGGACGAGATCCGCGAGATGCTTGATGCCCAGCTCACCGCAGTCTCGCCCTCGAGTTGGACTCTCGACGAGCCCGCGACCACAGCCGACCATGTGGCCGAGGCGTGGATCCGTTTCGAGACCGCGTCGGGTCGCGGCTGGGGCCACCTCAGGTTGCGCGACGGCCGTGCCTGGACTCTGCTCACCACGCTGCAAGAACTCAAAGGGCACGAGGAGAAGAAGGGCCGCGACCGCGATAAGGGTGTCGAGCACGTCATCACGCGCGGCCGCCGGACATGGCTCGAGCAGAAGACCGATCGGCAGGAGAATCTCGGCTACACCGAGCAGCCCTACGCGGTGATCATCGGGGGCGGCCAGGGCGGGATCGGGCTCGCGGCCCGACTCAAGCGGCTGGGCGTACCCACGATCGTCATCGAGAAAAACGAACGCGCCGGGGATTCGTGGCGCAAGCGCTACAAGTCGCTGCACCTGCACGATCCGGTCTGGTACGACCATCTGCCCTACATCCCGTTCCCGGACGACTGGCCGGTCTTCCCCGCTAAGGACAAGGTCGGGGACTGGCTCGAGCACTACACCGCGATCATGGACCTCGACTACTGGTCGGGCACGGAGTGCCTGGGGGCCGAGTTCGATGAGGCGACGTCGACCTGGCGAGTTCGGGTCGATCGGAATGGCGAGAAAGTCGAGCTCAGGCCAACCCAGCTCATCTTCGCGCTCGGGGTGTCCGGCTACCCCAACATCCCGCGCTTCGAGGGCGCGGAGGACTTCACAGGAGAGCAGTGGCACTCGTCGGAGTTCACTGGCGAAGGTGATGTCGCGGGCAAGCGAGCCGTGGTGATCGGCTCTAACAACTCCGCCCATGATATCTGTGCCGCGCTGTGGGATCACGGCGCCGAGGTGACGATGGTGCAGCGCTCGTCCACTCATATTTCCCGGAGTGAATCGCTGATGTCGTTGGCTCTTGGCCCGCTCTACTCTGAGGAGGCGCTCGAGGCCGGGGTGACCACTGAAAAGGCGGACATGTTGTTTGCCTCCTGGCCATACCGGCTGCTCCCGGGCGCACAGATCCCCGTCTACGACCAGATGGCCGAGCAGGATTCCGAGTTCTACGACAAGCTTCGCGCTGTCGGGTTCGACTTGGACTTCGGCGAGGACGGGTCAGGGCTTTTCCTGAAGTACCTGCGACGCGGGTCGGGATACTACATCGACGTCGGCGCCAGCCAGTTGCTGATCGACGGCGAGGTGGCCCTGGAGCGAGGGCAGGTGTCACGAATCCTGCCCGACGGGGTCGAACTCGACGGCGAGCGCGTGCTGCCCGCAGACCTCATCGTCTACGCCACCGGGTATGGCTCGATGAACCAGTGGCTTGTGGACCTCGTGTCCCAGGAAGTCGCGGATCGGGTGGGCAAGGTGTGGGGCTACGGCTCTGACACCACCCGTGATCCAGGGCCGTGGGAGGGCGAGCTCCGCAACATGTGGAAGCCGACCAACGTCGACCAACTGTGGATCCACGGTGGCAACCTGCACCAGTCGCGGCACTACTCCAAGTACCTCGCGCTGCAACTCAAGGCTCGGATGGAAGGCCTCGAAACTCCGGTGTACCGGGTCCAGGAGACGTACCACACATGCTGA